The following are encoded in a window of Sinorhizobium sojae CCBAU 05684 genomic DNA:
- a CDS encoding DUF523 domain-containing protein, protein MTARILVSACLMGHAVRYDGAAKPLNHPAIERWREEGRLVIICPEMAAGMPVPRPPAEIEPGATGAAVLAGDARVVEKTGGDVTAAFRQAAENALALARRTNCRFALMIDGSPSCGSSLVYDGSFSGTRVPGEGVTAALLRANGIEVFSDREIERLAGRIEEFGF, encoded by the coding sequence ATGACCGCCCGAATTCTCGTCAGTGCCTGTCTCATGGGACATGCGGTGCGCTACGACGGTGCGGCGAAGCCGCTCAACCATCCGGCAATCGAGCGCTGGCGGGAGGAGGGGCGGCTGGTGATCATCTGTCCCGAGATGGCCGCCGGCATGCCGGTGCCGCGCCCGCCGGCGGAAATCGAGCCCGGCGCGACCGGTGCCGCGGTGCTGGCCGGCGATGCTCGCGTCGTCGAAAAGACCGGCGGCGACGTGACGGCCGCGTTTCGCCAGGCGGCTGAAAACGCGCTTGCTCTTGCGCGTCGTACGAACTGCCGCTTTGCGCTTATGATCGATGGCAGTCCGTCCTGCGGCTCAAGCCTCGTCTATGACGGCAGCTTCAGCGGCACACGGGTTCCCGGCGAGGGAGTGACGGCGGCACTGCTCCGCGCGAACGGCATAGAGGTCTTTTCCGATCGGGAGATCGAGAGGCTAGCAGGGCGGATCGAGGAATTCGGTTTCTGA
- a CDS encoding plant virulence effector HPE1-like domain-containing protein: MRSLLITAALFFAAGTAAASSIEDVVSGGAVNSSVATISCAECPPLQPKKKSSYVVPELAPGTERVELKEIDGELKSVRTEAWLGGSPVVFVSKASEEAITAAALEADQPHPAHASTSPSAPPSVAIDVTAKTSSVGTSRVEPVNAAMAGASREFDPSAFALRLD, encoded by the coding sequence ATGCGTTCCCTGCTGATCACCGCCGCCCTCTTTTTCGCCGCCGGCACAGCGGCAGCATCCTCGATCGAGGACGTGGTTTCCGGCGGGGCCGTCAATTCCAGCGTCGCGACGATCTCCTGCGCTGAGTGCCCTCCGCTGCAACCGAAGAAGAAGAGCTCCTATGTCGTGCCCGAGCTCGCGCCCGGAACGGAGCGGGTCGAGCTCAAGGAAATCGATGGGGAGCTGAAGTCGGTCCGCACGGAGGCCTGGCTCGGCGGCTCGCCGGTGGTCTTCGTCAGCAAAGCGTCGGAGGAAGCGATCACGGCCGCGGCACTCGAAGCGGATCAACCGCATCCTGCCCATGCGTCGACAAGCCCGTCCGCCCCGCCTTCCGTGGCGATCGACGTGACGGCGAAGACCTCCTCGGTCGGCACCTCGCGCGTGGAACCGGTGAACGCGGCTATGGCGGGCGCTTCACGGGAATTTGATCCGTCCGCCTTCGCACTTCGGCTAGATTGA
- the purD gene encoding phosphoribosylamine--glycine ligase: protein MKVLLIGSGGREHALAWKVAQSPKLTALYAAPGNPGIAEEATIVGLDTEDHSAVLDFCRQQAIDFVVVGPEAPLVAGLADVLRAAKIPVFGPSAAAAQLEGSKGFTKDLCARYGIPTGAYQRFTTAEPAKAYVREQGAPIVIKADGLAAGKGVTVATTLDEALAAIDDCFAGAFGAAGAEVVVEAYLDGEEASFFCLCDGKTVLPLGSAQDHKRVGDGDTGPNTGGMGAYSPAPVMTEEMVERTMREIIEPTVRGMAESGHPFTGVFFAGLMITEKGPELIEYNVRFGDPECQVLMMRLKSDLLPLLYAAATGTLDGMKAEWRDEAALTVVMASRGYPGTYEKNTPISALPEASATTKVFHAGTAMRDGRLVATGGRVLNVTATGRSVGDAKKAAYAALQGVSWENGFYRADIGWRAVARETT from the coding sequence ATGAAGGTTCTTCTGATCGGATCGGGCGGACGCGAACATGCGCTTGCGTGGAAGGTCGCGCAATCGCCGAAGCTTACCGCGCTCTATGCCGCGCCTGGCAACCCCGGCATCGCCGAAGAAGCAACCATCGTCGGGCTCGATACCGAGGACCATTCGGCCGTTCTCGACTTCTGCCGCCAACAGGCGATCGACTTTGTCGTCGTCGGGCCCGAGGCGCCGCTCGTCGCGGGCCTTGCGGACGTGCTTCGCGCCGCAAAGATCCCCGTTTTCGGCCCATCGGCTGCCGCAGCCCAGCTCGAAGGCTCGAAGGGCTTCACCAAGGACCTTTGCGCCAGATACGGAATTCCGACCGGCGCCTACCAGCGGTTCACCACAGCCGAACCGGCCAAGGCCTATGTCCGCGAACAGGGGGCACCGATCGTCATCAAGGCGGACGGGCTTGCAGCCGGCAAGGGCGTGACGGTCGCGACGACGCTGGATGAGGCGCTTGCCGCCATCGACGACTGCTTTGCAGGGGCCTTCGGCGCCGCCGGTGCGGAGGTCGTCGTCGAAGCCTATCTCGACGGCGAAGAGGCAAGCTTCTTCTGCCTCTGCGACGGCAAGACAGTGCTGCCGCTTGGCTCTGCACAGGATCACAAGCGCGTCGGCGACGGCGATACGGGACCAAACACCGGCGGCATGGGTGCCTATTCGCCTGCCCCGGTGATGACGGAGGAAATGGTCGAGCGGACGATGAGGGAGATCATCGAGCCGACGGTGCGCGGCATGGCCGAAAGCGGGCACCCGTTCACCGGTGTCTTCTTCGCCGGACTGATGATCACCGAGAAAGGGCCGGAACTCATCGAATACAATGTCCGCTTCGGCGACCCGGAATGCCAGGTCCTGATGATGCGCCTGAAGAGCGACCTCCTGCCGCTGCTCTATGCGGCAGCGACAGGCACGCTCGACGGCATGAAGGCCGAGTGGCGTGATGAAGCGGCGCTGACGGTCGTCATGGCTTCACGCGGCTATCCCGGTACCTACGAGAAGAACACGCCCATCTCCGCGCTGCCGGAGGCGTCCGCCACGACCAAGGTGTTTCATGCCGGGACAGCGATGAGGGACGGCCGACTGGTCGCCACCGGCGGTCGGGTCCTGAACGTCACGGCCACGGGGCGCAGCGTCGGCGACGCCAAGAAGGCTGCCTACGCGGCGCTCCAAGGGGTTTCGTGGGAAAACGGCTTCTACCGTGCCGACATCGGCTGGCGCGCGGTCGCACGCGAGACGACATGA
- a CDS encoding putative bifunctional diguanylate cyclase/phosphodiesterase has product MTLGKRALFLIFPVVLAGYFLAALSVHYAEKQSIRALEQAKLSQRLEHAAAVFQYEIQRSEGFLNALLNGNALRQFVAETDERYRIAALGVRLQESIRSLSDDPIAYLSFAILNARGEVEYYFENSWDPFAQIDRPQGDLARKLIASKRLSDLTYLEPTGERPRIVYSLFVDPVTFRRPMPSSKSKALLMQIAVLPDRFLHMQAALKKEYGADIVVQPWPLAVTDALSASVPLGPQLYATIAVPDSHFDAQMLQQKMQLAFGAIVMSLISICLIVLLIRRFITGPIATLDANVTAVMTGEHDEITGTGTIGEIGRLTQNIRELHRQSLNSLRLAQQKSWTDTLTGIANRGRFNTLAAGVVDNVLTSGGKCSLLFIDIDNFKFVNDKYGHEVGDDLLKTLATRITDCVEAISRRRGQAPSIIARLSGDEFAVLARSQPGDGTVREMSSAILALFDGGFEVSDKSYPVTASIGVAICPGDATTVAELISNADAAMYQAKTGGKNRSARFSRALHDKRTRQRQIQEELRAIDPNEQFHLVYMPIVNAQGQVTGCEALLRWHSPVLGNVTPDEFVPIAESSGLFSKIDWWVIDRAMADCHQLKAFFGPDTVVAINISSAELHSSAINDYFSERLVHHGLEPQSIDIELTETFAVKVSDQLRENIEELRRNGFRLSIDDFGAGYTSVQQIIDYAADTIKLDRALVADLAASHALPVLKAVVALCHAKDMSVVGEGVDTPEKLAMLTAAGCDRFQGYLISKPLALDDLAIWALTRTARHAPTLAANRFRDRPAAAGEA; this is encoded by the coding sequence GTGACACTCGGCAAGCGCGCACTTTTCCTGATCTTTCCCGTAGTGCTTGCCGGTTATTTTCTCGCGGCCCTCTCGGTTCACTACGCCGAAAAGCAATCCATCCGCGCACTGGAACAGGCGAAGCTTTCGCAGCGGCTGGAACACGCAGCCGCCGTCTTCCAATACGAAATCCAGCGCAGCGAGGGTTTTCTCAACGCCCTGCTGAATGGCAATGCGTTACGCCAATTCGTGGCGGAGACCGACGAGCGCTACCGCATTGCCGCGCTCGGCGTTCGTCTGCAGGAGAGCATCAGATCGCTGTCGGACGATCCGATCGCGTATCTGTCATTCGCTATCCTCAATGCCCGAGGAGAAGTCGAATACTACTTCGAGAACAGCTGGGATCCCTTTGCGCAGATCGACAGGCCACAAGGTGATCTTGCAAGGAAGTTGATCGCAAGCAAGCGGCTGAGCGACCTGACCTATCTCGAGCCCACCGGTGAGCGGCCGCGGATCGTCTACTCCCTCTTCGTCGATCCGGTCACCTTTCGCCGTCCCATGCCAAGCAGCAAGTCAAAGGCGTTGCTAATGCAGATAGCCGTGCTGCCGGACCGTTTCCTGCACATGCAGGCCGCCCTGAAGAAGGAGTATGGAGCCGACATCGTCGTCCAACCATGGCCGCTCGCCGTGACGGACGCGCTTTCGGCGAGCGTACCTCTCGGGCCGCAGCTTTACGCGACGATCGCCGTACCGGACTCGCACTTCGACGCGCAGATGCTGCAGCAGAAGATGCAGCTTGCCTTCGGCGCGATTGTCATGAGCCTGATATCCATCTGCCTGATCGTCCTCCTGATCAGGCGCTTCATCACCGGTCCGATCGCGACGCTCGATGCCAATGTGACTGCGGTCATGACCGGCGAGCACGACGAAATCACAGGCACAGGCACCATCGGCGAAATCGGCCGCCTGACGCAGAACATCCGCGAGCTTCACCGCCAGTCCCTCAATTCCCTCAGGCTCGCGCAGCAGAAGTCCTGGACCGATACGCTCACAGGCATCGCCAATCGCGGCCGCTTCAATACGCTTGCCGCGGGCGTCGTCGATAACGTGCTGACTTCCGGCGGCAAGTGCAGCCTGCTGTTCATCGACATCGACAACTTCAAATTCGTCAACGACAAATATGGCCACGAAGTCGGCGACGACCTGCTGAAAACCCTCGCCACCCGCATCACCGACTGCGTGGAAGCCATCAGCAGGAGAAGGGGCCAGGCGCCGTCCATCATCGCTCGCCTCTCGGGCGACGAATTCGCTGTCCTCGCCCGCTCGCAGCCGGGAGACGGGACCGTTCGCGAGATGTCTTCCGCCATCCTCGCTCTCTTCGATGGCGGCTTCGAAGTATCGGACAAAAGCTATCCGGTCACGGCCAGCATCGGCGTTGCCATATGCCCCGGCGACGCAACCACGGTCGCCGAGCTGATCTCCAATGCCGACGCCGCCATGTATCAGGCAAAGACCGGCGGCAAGAACCGGTCTGCCCGGTTCTCCCGTGCGCTCCATGACAAGCGCACAAGGCAGCGCCAGATCCAGGAGGAGTTGCGCGCCATCGACCCGAACGAACAGTTTCACCTCGTCTACATGCCGATCGTGAACGCTCAAGGTCAGGTAACCGGCTGTGAAGCGCTGTTGCGCTGGCATTCCCCGGTTCTCGGCAATGTGACGCCGGACGAGTTCGTGCCGATAGCGGAAAGCTCCGGTCTCTTTTCGAAGATCGACTGGTGGGTCATCGACAGGGCCATGGCCGATTGCCACCAGTTGAAGGCGTTCTTCGGACCCGACACGGTGGTGGCGATCAACATCTCCTCGGCGGAGCTGCATTCGAGCGCGATCAACGACTATTTCTCGGAGCGCCTGGTGCACCACGGGCTCGAGCCGCAGTCGATCGATATCGAGCTGACGGAGACTTTCGCCGTCAAGGTCAGCGATCAACTGCGGGAAAACATCGAGGAGCTGCGGCGCAATGGCTTCCGCCTCTCGATCGATGATTTCGGCGCCGGCTATACGTCCGTCCAGCAGATCATCGACTATGCCGCCGACACGATCAAGCTGGATCGGGCGCTTGTTGCGGACCTCGCCGCGTCGCACGCGCTCCCCGTGCTGAAGGCGGTCGTGGCGCTCTGCCATGCGAAGGACATGTCCGTGGTCGGCGAAGGCGTGGACACCCCCGAAAAGCTCGCAATGCTGACGGCGGCCGGCTGCGACCGTTTCCAGGGATATCTCATCAGCAAGCCCCTTGCCCTCGATGATCTGGCAATCTGGGCCCTGACCAGAACGGCGCGGCATGCACCGACCCTCGCCGCCAATCGTTTCCGCGATCGGCCCGCCGCGGCCGGCGAGGCTTGA
- a CDS encoding polyamine ABC transporter substrate-binding protein, with translation MKGRAAISVLLATLVGASASHAETLNLLIWEAYIDQGLVDRWTQKTGISIHQINFDSDDARDEILADPTNHIDLVMVDEYGASLFGNRGILEPLSDSNLPALADYAPEWRERCAGYGLPYLSGTVGILYRSDVLKQPPNSWQDMMRPAPALKKRIAMFDDYSELFVPPLMLLGASINANDTESLKAAFELLKAQAPFVLTYDYVVTAIQDPAIRQDIHMALGYSGDQHVLNEKVGKPGLWRYAVPTEGTLSWLDCISVTAASLHKQQALEFLRYIGSPESAAANALSLNMPTPSSAAQKLLPEAVRSDPEIYPPEEVLARSQYQQELSLHSVQARRRIISTLANFQ, from the coding sequence ATGAAAGGGCGTGCTGCAATTTCCGTCTTACTGGCAACGCTTGTCGGCGCATCCGCGTCCCATGCCGAGACCCTGAACCTGTTGATCTGGGAAGCCTATATCGACCAGGGCCTTGTCGACCGCTGGACGCAAAAGACCGGTATTTCGATACACCAGATCAATTTCGACAGCGACGACGCACGCGACGAGATTCTGGCTGACCCGACTAACCACATCGACCTGGTCATGGTCGATGAGTATGGCGCATCGCTGTTCGGCAACAGGGGTATCCTCGAGCCCCTCTCCGACAGCAATCTGCCGGCGCTCGCGGACTATGCGCCTGAGTGGCGTGAGCGCTGCGCCGGATACGGTCTTCCCTATCTGTCCGGCACGGTCGGCATTCTCTATCGTTCCGATGTCCTCAAGCAACCGCCGAACTCCTGGCAGGACATGATGCGTCCGGCGCCCGCGCTCAAGAAGCGCATTGCGATGTTCGACGACTATAGCGAGCTCTTCGTGCCGCCGCTGATGCTGCTCGGCGCTTCCATCAATGCCAACGACACGGAGAGCCTGAAGGCCGCCTTCGAGCTGTTGAAGGCGCAGGCGCCGTTCGTCCTGACCTACGACTATGTCGTCACCGCCATTCAGGATCCGGCGATACGCCAAGACATCCATATGGCGCTCGGCTACAGCGGCGATCAGCACGTTCTCAATGAGAAGGTCGGCAAGCCCGGCCTGTGGCGCTACGCCGTTCCGACGGAGGGCACGCTCTCCTGGCTCGACTGCATTTCCGTTACTGCCGCCTCTCTCCACAAGCAGCAGGCGCTGGAATTCCTCAGATACATCGGTTCGCCCGAAAGCGCTGCCGCCAATGCGCTGTCGCTGAACATGCCGACCCCGAGCAGTGCGGCGCAGAAGCTGCTGCCGGAGGCGGTACGCTCCGACCCGGAAATCTATCCGCCGGAAGAGGTCCTGGCGAGAAGTCAATACCAGCAAGAGCTTTCACTCCATTCGGTGCAGGCGCGCCGGCGCATCATCAGCACATTGGCGAATTTCCAGTGA
- a CDS encoding MipA/OmpV family protein, with the protein MRIPIAFLLTGAFLLPASSACAEDGRYFWSGDWYLKIGATGFLGPKYEGAPKRMLQAAPLVSLGKAGSTVRFSSRNDNMSYAFFDQGSFRAGVTGKLIFRRDEDTSSDLEGLEPVKFGGELGGFAEVYPTDWMRVRAEVRHGVRSHHGVAADVAADAFADVSSNVRISGGPRLTAATRDYFDAYYGVNATESAASGLSTYEPYGGLHSVGLGAAITWAATDRLETIAYAEYRRLMGAAADSSLVRERGSRNQLLVGLGATYRFDFTLP; encoded by the coding sequence TTGCGTATTCCCATTGCTTTCCTTCTGACTGGAGCTTTTCTCTTGCCGGCCAGCAGCGCTTGCGCTGAAGATGGCCGCTATTTCTGGTCCGGCGACTGGTACCTGAAGATCGGAGCTACCGGCTTTCTTGGCCCCAAATACGAGGGCGCGCCCAAACGCATGCTTCAGGCCGCTCCCCTCGTCTCGCTCGGGAAAGCCGGCAGCACGGTTCGTTTCTCGTCGCGCAACGACAACATGTCCTATGCCTTCTTCGACCAGGGTAGCTTCCGGGCCGGCGTCACGGGCAAGCTGATCTTTAGGCGGGACGAGGACACTTCCAGCGATCTCGAGGGGCTCGAGCCGGTCAAGTTCGGTGGCGAGCTTGGCGGCTTCGCCGAAGTCTATCCGACGGACTGGATGCGCGTTCGTGCCGAAGTCCGCCACGGTGTCCGCAGCCACCACGGCGTCGCCGCCGATGTCGCGGCCGACGCGTTCGCCGATGTCAGCAGTAATGTCCGCATATCCGGCGGTCCGCGCCTGACCGCGGCCACGCGCGATTATTTCGACGCCTATTACGGCGTCAATGCCACCGAGTCCGCCGCCTCCGGCCTCAGCACCTACGAACCGTATGGCGGCCTTCACTCCGTTGGCCTCGGTGCCGCTATCACCTGGGCTGCGACGGACAGGCTGGAGACCATCGCCTATGCGGAATATCGACGGCTTATGGGTGCTGCCGCCGATTCAAGCCTGGTGCGCGAACGCGGCAGCCGCAATCAGTTGCTCGTCGGCCTCGGCGCAACCTATCGCTTCGACTTCACCCTGCCTTGA
- the ubiA gene encoding 4-hydroxybenzoate octaprenyltransferase, giving the protein MSTSPVDSGRVHDAPSTNWVYRALPRALWPYAQLARWDRPIGWQLLMWPCLWSAALASGTAASLGSFSPGRFLLHVFLFVAGAIAMRGAGCTYNDLVDHEIDMEVARTRSRPLPSGRVTRAQAKGFMILQALAGFVILLQFNGFTIFLGILSLALVAIYPFAKRFTDWPQLFLGLAFSWGAIMGWAAEFGTLSVAAVILYAAAIAWTIGYDTIYAYQDREDDALIGVRSTARRFGENPQPWLIGLYGLAVLLMFFAFLAAGAGFFAYVGLLIAAVMLAYQILVLNIHDPLQCLALFKFNSTVGLIVFAGLVLALLLRLL; this is encoded by the coding sequence ATGAGCACCTCGCCTGTCGATTCCGGCCGCGTACATGACGCGCCATCCACCAATTGGGTCTATCGTGCGCTGCCGCGCGCGCTCTGGCCCTATGCGCAACTTGCCCGCTGGGACAGGCCGATCGGTTGGCAACTGTTGATGTGGCCATGCCTCTGGTCCGCGGCCCTGGCTTCAGGAACGGCCGCGAGCCTCGGCAGTTTTTCTCCGGGCCGCTTCCTCCTCCATGTCTTTCTCTTCGTCGCCGGGGCGATCGCCATGCGCGGCGCCGGCTGCACCTACAATGACCTCGTCGATCATGAGATCGACATGGAGGTGGCGCGTACGCGCTCGCGGCCGCTGCCGTCCGGCCGCGTCACACGCGCCCAGGCCAAGGGCTTCATGATCCTGCAGGCGCTTGCGGGCTTCGTCATTCTGCTGCAGTTCAATGGCTTCACCATTTTTCTCGGCATTCTCTCCCTGGCGCTGGTCGCAATCTACCCCTTTGCCAAGCGGTTCACGGATTGGCCGCAACTCTTCCTCGGTCTTGCCTTCTCCTGGGGAGCGATCATGGGCTGGGCTGCGGAGTTCGGCACCCTGTCGGTTGCAGCCGTGATCCTCTACGCCGCAGCCATCGCCTGGACCATCGGCTATGACACGATCTATGCCTATCAGGATCGCGAGGATGACGCACTGATCGGCGTCCGTTCCACCGCGCGCCGCTTCGGCGAGAACCCCCAGCCGTGGCTGATCGGGCTCTATGGATTGGCCGTCCTGCTGATGTTCTTCGCGTTCCTTGCGGCGGGCGCCGGCTTCTTCGCCTATGTCGGGCTTTTGATTGCGGCGGTGATGCTCGCCTACCAGATCCTGGTGCTGAATATCCACGATCCGCTGCAATGCCTGGCGCTGTTCAAGTTCAACAGCACCGTCGGCCTTATCGTCTTTGCGGGGCTAGTCCTGGCGCTTCTCCTGCGCCTCTTATGA
- a CDS encoding DUF6101 family protein produces MGNTLSQPAWVENTLRLDPKRFPQQASYILHGEVGNVSINLDHRGAVLRKVLPSSGLPLSIALPARAFRGVAARAIDHGDGEVTVTLELHHDDPDLCIPLLVAHDLSDIAADWRAWAEAYRIPMLMVEADGVARPLEEHLGDVRTAPAKPRRRHSFFAERRPRFLVRRSTGQLGVHMKIDGREIIARH; encoded by the coding sequence ATGGGCAATACACTCTCTCAACCGGCTTGGGTCGAAAATACGCTGCGACTGGATCCAAAGCGTTTCCCGCAGCAGGCGAGCTACATCTTGCATGGCGAAGTGGGGAATGTCAGCATCAACCTCGACCATCGTGGCGCGGTGCTGCGCAAGGTGTTACCATCCAGCGGACTGCCGCTTTCAATCGCGTTACCGGCACGCGCCTTCAGGGGCGTGGCGGCGCGGGCCATCGACCACGGGGACGGAGAGGTTACAGTGACGCTAGAGCTCCATCACGACGATCCGGACTTATGCATCCCACTGCTCGTGGCACATGATCTGTCCGACATTGCGGCCGACTGGCGCGCCTGGGCGGAGGCCTATCGTATTCCGATGCTGATGGTCGAGGCGGACGGGGTTGCGCGCCCCCTCGAAGAACATCTCGGAGACGTGCGCACCGCACCGGCAAAGCCGCGCCGGCGCCATTCCTTCTTCGCCGAACGCCGGCCGCGCTTCCTCGTGCGCCGTTCCACCGGCCAGCTGGGCGTGCACATGAAGATCGACGGCCGCGAAATCATCGCGCGCCACTGA
- a CDS encoding DUF1217 domain-containing protein gives MVSTYLDYNLIARDMKVSLKRVSEQTLVSRDTQYFKENIGNVTSVDEFLDDFRLYSYAMTAFGLGEMIDSVAFIRKVLESDLSDQDSFANKLTDERYREFAMAYSFSSGTAVSQTEAQLDEVIGLYNTSIANLAATQKEETRYYNVMIDKITSVDQLLNNDRLRAYVFTAFGIDESTYSRQTIRSVLSSNSDDADSYENTVIAPQLSNLETAKAEAQAELSAGGLTEEEQKQLRRKITTYTNSIATLNNYLDLAAAFDFGSDGTATAGSAQTAENKLATNDRYISSNSRVTPQAALLNKAYFEEQIASITTVDELVADTRLYNYIRTAFDLTAVTIVPATIKNILTSDPDDPDSYINTIGGGDESYIALANAFNFQEDGTLSPGDTAQTAVQTTLTSNRYMTRYNDKDEEADEKAISAYETAVSDLTSVDDFVGTASIYDFALTAVGLNPDTESARTIKRVLTSDLTDPESFVYTLKDERYLTLAQLFNFTTEGEIGVPALAQSETQIQETAKSYIVNKSRFGSEDDKAAAEEESDYYTAEVPKLASLDEFLADSRLVSFALEANGIDPESVTVDALRQIFASAIDDPESLINQQENSAAYISVVTSFNFDTEGNLLRQRNEAIVTRQGFYETLDQYLHQTLEEQAGEENEAVRLALYFERMAGSLVDAYDLLADDALAEVFRTIFSLPDEFSSMDIDQQAKIVDKNLELETLSDPAELKKLLARFAVLYDLENNTAVDPVVSILSSSGSSVGISADTLLTLSQLRVGG, from the coding sequence ATGGTTTCGACTTATCTCGACTACAATCTCATCGCGCGGGACATGAAGGTCAGCCTCAAGCGTGTCTCGGAGCAGACCCTCGTCTCCCGCGACACGCAATACTTCAAAGAAAACATCGGCAATGTGACTTCGGTCGATGAGTTCCTCGACGATTTTCGCCTGTATTCTTACGCGATGACGGCGTTTGGGTTGGGGGAGATGATCGATTCGGTCGCCTTCATACGCAAGGTGCTGGAGAGCGACCTTTCCGACCAGGACAGTTTCGCCAATAAGCTGACGGATGAGCGCTATCGCGAATTCGCAATGGCGTACAGCTTCAGCAGCGGGACCGCCGTCTCGCAGACCGAGGCGCAACTCGATGAAGTAATCGGCCTTTACAACACGAGCATCGCAAATCTCGCGGCGACCCAGAAAGAGGAGACCCGCTACTACAACGTCATGATCGACAAGATCACCAGCGTCGATCAACTGCTGAACAACGACCGCCTGCGCGCCTACGTGTTTACCGCCTTCGGCATCGACGAGAGCACCTATTCCCGACAGACGATCCGCAGCGTGCTTTCCAGCAATTCGGACGATGCGGACAGCTACGAGAATACGGTGATTGCGCCCCAGCTCTCCAATCTCGAGACGGCGAAGGCAGAGGCGCAGGCGGAGCTTTCGGCCGGAGGCCTGACCGAGGAAGAGCAAAAACAGCTCCGGCGCAAGATAACGACCTATACGAATTCCATCGCCACGCTAAACAACTATCTCGACCTCGCTGCGGCCTTCGATTTTGGCTCTGACGGAACCGCGACGGCAGGCTCCGCGCAGACGGCCGAGAACAAGCTCGCCACCAACGACCGCTATATTTCCAGCAACTCCCGCGTCACGCCACAGGCGGCCCTTTTGAACAAGGCCTATTTCGAGGAGCAGATCGCGAGCATTACGACTGTCGATGAGCTCGTCGCCGATACGCGCCTTTACAACTACATCAGGACCGCCTTCGACCTGACCGCCGTCACGATCGTTCCTGCGACGATCAAGAACATTCTCACGAGCGATCCGGATGATCCGGACAGCTACATCAACACGATCGGCGGCGGCGACGAGAGTTACATAGCCCTCGCCAATGCCTTCAATTTCCAGGAGGACGGGACGCTCTCCCCCGGCGACACCGCCCAGACTGCCGTGCAAACGACACTCACCTCCAATCGCTACATGACGCGCTACAACGACAAGGACGAAGAGGCGGACGAGAAGGCAATCAGCGCCTACGAGACCGCCGTTTCCGACCTGACGTCCGTCGACGACTTCGTCGGCACCGCTTCGATCTACGATTTCGCGCTGACGGCAGTCGGTCTTAATCCCGATACGGAAAGCGCGCGCACCATCAAGCGGGTATTGACCAGCGACCTGACCGATCCGGAGAGCTTCGTTTACACGCTCAAGGACGAGCGATACCTGACGCTTGCCCAACTGTTCAACTTTACGACAGAGGGTGAAATTGGCGTTCCCGCACTCGCCCAATCCGAAACGCAAATCCAGGAAACGGCGAAAAGCTACATCGTCAACAAGTCCCGTTTTGGGTCGGAGGACGACAAGGCTGCTGCCGAGGAGGAAAGCGATTATTACACGGCCGAGGTTCCCAAGCTTGCGTCGCTCGACGAATTCCTGGCGGATTCCCGCCTGGTGAGCTTCGCGCTCGAAGCCAATGGGATCGACCCGGAAAGCGTAACAGTGGACGCGCTTCGCCAGATATTCGCCTCCGCTATCGACGATCCGGAAAGCCTTATCAATCAGCAGGAGAATTCCGCCGCTTATATCTCGGTGGTAACCTCCTTCAACTTCGACACCGAAGGAAATCTGCTGCGCCAGCGGAATGAAGCTATCGTCACCCGCCAAGGGTTCTATGAGACGCTCGATCAATATCTGCACCAGACCCTGGAGGAGCAGGCGGGCGAGGAAAACGAGGCCGTCCGCCTTGCGCTCTATTTCGAACGGATGGCGGGGTCATTGGTCGACGCCTACGACCTTCTGGCTGATGATGCTCTGGCCGAGGTATTCCGCACCATCTTCAGCTTGCCCGATGAGTTCAGTTCCATGGATATCGATCAGCAGGCGAAGATCGTCGACAAGAACCTCGAGCTCGAAACCCTCAGCGACCCGGCCGAGTTGAAGAAGCTTCTCGCACGATTTGCCGTGCTCTATGATCTGGAGAACAACACGGCGGTCGACCCGGTCGTGTCGATCCTGTCGAGCAGTGGCAGCAGCGTCGGGATCAGTGCCGATACGCTTCTGACCCTTTCGCAGCTTCGGGTGGGTGGCTAA